One Dictyoglomus thermophilum H-6-12 DNA window includes the following coding sequences:
- a CDS encoding FtsB family cell division protein yields the protein MAWQEYTKKKIKSKINPYKILFFIFLLYLSPSIYNGLKDYFEYTIKLRELSERKAKLEKEVRELREIAYNMNDPYVIEKIAREKLFMARPGEEPILIIENKSNKKLKIEILNLFKK from the coding sequence GTGGCGTGGCAAGAGTATACTAAAAAGAAAATTAAATCCAAAATAAACCCTTATAAGATTCTCTTTTTTATCTTTTTACTGTACCTTAGTCCTTCTATCTACAATGGACTTAAAGATTATTTTGAGTATACAATAAAACTGAGAGAGCTTTCAGAAAGGAAAGCTAAATTAGAGAAAGAAGTAAGAGAATTAAGAGAAATTGCATATAATATGAATGATCCTTATGTAATTGAAAAGATAGCAAGGGAAAAACTCTTTATGGCAAGGCCAGGAGAAGAACCCATATTAATAATTGAAAACAAAAGCAACAAAAAGTTAAAAATTGAGATCTTAAATCTTTTTAAGAAGTAA
- a CDS encoding GH1 family beta-glucosidase produces the protein MAKLVFPKEFLWGAATASYQIEGAWNEDGKGESIWDRFAHTPGTIYENQNGDIACDHYHRYEEDVELMAEIGLKAYRFSISWPRIFPEGRGKLNPKGVYFYEKLIDKLLEKNIKPAITLYHWDLPQALEDKGGWLNRDTAKYFSEYANFMFYKFGDVVPIWITLNEPFVSAFLGYAWGWHAPGKKDMKGAFVAGHNMLLAHGLAVQAYRDGGYKGNIGITINVATVYPETNSEEDLKAAEKQDAFGNRWFIDPIFKRKYPEIIWRILEENNWSFVFPASDFDIISSPIDFMGINYYTRNIVAYDKNSHLGVKRVEGPNEHTDMGWEVYPDGLYDILIQLYRDYKIPIYITENGAAYNDTVEDGRIRDINRINYLKEHIKRAYFAIRDGVDLRGYFVWSLMDNFEWAHGYSKRFGIIYVDYNTQKRILKDSAYFYKKIIEENGVDG, from the coding sequence ATGGCTAAATTAGTTTTTCCTAAGGAATTTTTATGGGGAGCAGCTACAGCATCTTATCAAATAGAGGGAGCATGGAATGAAGATGGTAAAGGAGAAAGCATCTGGGATAGGTTTGCTCATACTCCTGGTACGATTTATGAAAATCAAAATGGAGATATAGCTTGTGATCATTACCATCGTTACGAAGAAGATGTGGAACTTATGGCTGAAATAGGACTTAAAGCTTACAGGTTTTCAATTTCTTGGCCCAGGATATTTCCAGAGGGAAGGGGAAAACTTAATCCAAAAGGAGTTTATTTTTATGAAAAGTTGATTGACAAGCTTTTAGAGAAAAATATTAAGCCGGCAATAACTTTATATCATTGGGATCTTCCTCAAGCTCTGGAGGATAAAGGGGGATGGTTAAATAGGGATACTGCTAAGTATTTTTCAGAATATGCTAATTTTATGTTTTATAAGTTTGGAGATGTAGTACCTATATGGATTACTTTAAATGAGCCTTTTGTTAGTGCTTTTCTTGGTTATGCATGGGGATGGCATGCTCCTGGAAAGAAAGATATGAAAGGTGCTTTTGTGGCTGGGCATAATATGCTTCTTGCTCATGGGCTTGCAGTTCAAGCTTATAGAGATGGTGGATATAAAGGAAATATTGGAATTACTATAAATGTTGCAACAGTTTATCCCGAGACTAACTCTGAAGAGGATTTGAAGGCAGCAGAGAAACAAGATGCCTTTGGAAATAGATGGTTTATTGACCCTATCTTTAAGAGAAAATATCCTGAGATAATATGGAGGATCTTAGAGGAAAATAATTGGAGTTTTGTTTTTCCAGCATCGGATTTTGATATCATCTCTTCTCCTATAGATTTTATGGGCATTAATTATTACACAAGAAATATTGTAGCTTATGACAAAAATAGTCATCTTGGAGTAAAGAGAGTGGAAGGTCCTAATGAGCATACGGATATGGGATGGGAAGTATATCCCGATGGTCTATATGATATTCTTATTCAGCTTTATAGAGATTACAAAATTCCAATTTATATAACTGAGAATGGAGCAGCATATAATGATACTGTAGAAGATGGAAGAATAAGAGATATTAATAGAATAAATTACTTAAAGGAGCATATCAAAAGAGCGTACTTTGCTATTAGAGATGGAGTAGATTTGAGAGGTTATTTTGTGTGGTCTCTTATGGATAATTTTGAATGGGCGCATGGATATAGTAAGAGATTTGGAATTATTTATGTTGATTACAATACTCAAAAAAGAATACTTAAAGATAGTGCTTACTTTTACAAGAAGATAATTGAAGAGAATGGAGTAGATGGGTAA
- a CDS encoding glycoside hydrolase family 130 protein, whose translation MGKYEIIGEKIPNLPWEDRPKGSSDIVWRYSKNPIIKRNQIKRANSIFNSAVVTFNGKFAGVFRVDDKARSMNLHAGFSDDGINWVIEEEPINFIQQTRDPLISEYKYDPRVTFIEDRYYITWCNGYHGPTIGVGYTFDFKEFYQLENAFLPYNRNGVLFPRKINGKYAMLSRPSDRGHTPFGDIFYSESPDMIHWGCHRFVMSAGLTGWQSLKIGAGPTPIETSEGWLLIYHGVLLSCNGYVYSFSAALLDLEKPWKVKYRARSYLLSPQEYYECVGDVPNVAFPCAALCDAETGRLAIYYGGADTVVALAFAYVDEIIDFLKEDGVKYE comes from the coding sequence ATGGGGAAGTACGAAATTATTGGTGAAAAAATTCCTAACCTCCCATGGGAAGACAGGCCAAAAGGAAGCAGTGATATAGTATGGAGATACTCCAAAAACCCAATTATCAAAAGAAACCAAATAAAAAGAGCCAATAGTATTTTCAACAGTGCAGTTGTAACTTTCAATGGAAAATTTGCGGGCGTTTTCAGAGTTGATGACAAAGCAAGATCCATGAATCTTCACGCAGGATTTAGCGATGACGGCATAAATTGGGTTATAGAAGAAGAACCCATAAACTTTATTCAACAGACCCGTGATCCCTTAATCAGTGAATACAAGTATGATCCAAGAGTTACCTTTATTGAAGATCGTTATTACATAACTTGGTGCAATGGATATCATGGTCCAACCATTGGAGTAGGTTATACTTTTGATTTTAAAGAGTTTTATCAATTAGAAAATGCCTTCCTACCCTATAACAGAAATGGAGTACTTTTCCCAAGAAAGATCAATGGTAAATATGCTATGTTAAGCAGACCATCCGACAGAGGTCATACCCCTTTTGGAGATATCTTTTATAGTGAAAGCCCTGATATGATTCATTGGGGATGCCACAGATTTGTTATGTCTGCAGGACTTACAGGCTGGCAATCTCTTAAAATTGGTGCAGGACCAACTCCTATAGAAACCAGTGAGGGTTGGCTCTTGATCTACCATGGAGTACTTCTCTCCTGTAATGGATATGTCTATAGCTTTAGTGCAGCTCTCCTTGACTTAGAAAAGCCTTGGAAAGTTAAATATAGAGCAAGATCCTATCTCCTCTCTCCCCAAGAATACTATGAGTGTGTAGGAGATGTTCCAAATGTAGCCTTTCCATGTGCAGCATTATGTGATGCAGAAACAGGAAGACTCGCTATTTATTATGGCGGTGCCGATACTGTAGTTGCTCTTGCCTTTGCTTATGTAGATGAGATAATTGATTTCCTTAAAGAAGATGGCGTAAAATATGAATAA
- a CDS encoding archaemetzincin family Zn-dependent metalloprotease, whose amino-acid sequence MEKYIYVVPIGDILEDLINFLREKLEEIFRLKVKEYTKVPIPKEAYNPKRNQYYSYYFINLLFSLKLNDAIKILGITNVDLYTDNLNFIFGEAILNGKECVISIARLDNKFYGLPPDHTLLKIRALKEAVHELGHTFGLKHCKNPSCVMYFSNSLADTDKKDYNFCPECQLRLYNLF is encoded by the coding sequence ATGGAAAAATATATTTATGTCGTTCCCATCGGAGATATATTAGAAGATCTAATAAATTTTCTGAGGGAAAAACTAGAGGAAATTTTTAGGCTAAAAGTAAAAGAATATACAAAGGTTCCCATACCTAAGGAAGCCTATAACCCTAAGAGAAACCAATACTATTCTTATTACTTTATTAATTTGCTATTCTCCTTAAAATTAAATGACGCCATTAAGATTCTTGGAATTACAAACGTAGACTTATATACAGATAACTTGAACTTTATCTTTGGCGAGGCAATTCTTAACGGAAAAGAATGCGTAATAAGTATTGCTCGGTTAGACAATAAATTTTATGGTTTACCTCCCGACCATACTCTCCTCAAAATAAGAGCCTTAAAAGAAGCCGTGCATGAACTAGGACACACTTTTGGGCTCAAACATTGCAAAAACCCATCCTGTGTCATGTATTTTTCAAATAGTCTTGCTGACACAGATAAAAAAGACTATAATTTTTGTCCCGAATGCCAATTAAGACTTTATAACCTTTTTTAA
- the pyk gene encoding pyruvate kinase translates to MLRRTKIVCTIGPASEREEVLRELIKAGMNVARLNFSHGDHNVHGERIRLIRKLSEELETPIPILQDLQGPKIRVGEIENDKVLLKDNEEIALTPKETLGNEKLIFVNYPYLLEDVNIGDRILIDDGLIELKVMDKKEDKLICHIVHGGYLSSRKGVNFPDSTLRVSPLTEKDKRDVLFGIERKIDFIALSFVQRASDILELKEFLELHDARIPVIAKIEKREAVNNFKEILEVADGIMVARGDLAIEMSNEEVPLIQKRIIRETRLAGKPVITATQMLISMVSNPTPTRAEVSDVANAILDGTDALMLSNETATGKYPIESVKMMDKIARRVEEEFPYDSFLQESNCHKNITEAITYSTCQIAKEIEASAIVTATHSGFTARHISKYRPKSPIFAITHFPEVQRRLNLSWGVTPLLTEVFYNTDEMFEKSTKILIQKNYVKRGDTIVITAGIPMGISGMTNLIKVHVISDVIGQGHGLGGEAKTAKVIIAKNAKEAISKVTEDVILLVPTFEEELEIILDKLQGIIIEDEKIPSTLIAWRSKGISIIVGAKGLSEKLKDNEIITIDPERGVIYRGVARVY, encoded by the coding sequence TTGCTAAGAAGAACAAAAATAGTATGTACCATAGGCCCTGCCAGTGAAAGAGAAGAGGTTCTTAGGGAGTTAATAAAGGCAGGAATGAATGTGGCAAGACTAAACTTCTCCCATGGTGACCACAACGTCCATGGCGAAAGAATAAGATTAATAAGAAAACTCTCAGAAGAATTAGAAACTCCTATACCCATTCTTCAAGACCTTCAAGGACCCAAAATAAGAGTGGGCGAAATAGAAAACGACAAGGTATTATTAAAAGATAACGAAGAAATTGCACTAACCCCAAAAGAAACCTTAGGAAACGAAAAACTCATCTTCGTAAATTATCCTTATCTTCTTGAAGATGTAAACATTGGAGATAGAATTCTTATTGATGATGGACTCATTGAACTTAAAGTTATGGATAAAAAAGAAGATAAATTAATATGCCACATAGTTCATGGGGGATATCTTTCCAGTAGAAAAGGAGTAAATTTTCCAGACTCTACCCTTAGAGTATCTCCTCTTACTGAAAAAGATAAAAGAGATGTACTATTTGGTATAGAGAGAAAAATAGATTTCATAGCTCTTTCTTTTGTACAAAGAGCATCTGACATTTTAGAACTAAAAGAGTTCCTTGAGCTTCACGATGCAAGAATTCCAGTTATAGCCAAAATAGAGAAAAGAGAGGCTGTAAATAATTTTAAAGAAATCCTTGAAGTGGCTGATGGAATAATGGTAGCAAGAGGAGACCTTGCCATAGAGATGTCTAACGAAGAAGTCCCTCTAATACAAAAGAGAATAATAAGAGAGACAAGGCTTGCTGGAAAACCTGTAATAACAGCAACCCAAATGCTAATTTCCATGGTAAGCAATCCTACACCTACAAGAGCAGAGGTCAGTGATGTAGCCAATGCAATATTAGACGGTACTGATGCCCTAATGCTGTCGAATGAAACCGCCACAGGAAAGTATCCTATAGAAAGTGTAAAAATGATGGATAAAATTGCTCGAAGGGTAGAAGAAGAATTTCCATACGATAGTTTTCTCCAGGAATCTAATTGTCATAAGAACATTACCGAAGCTATAACTTACTCTACATGCCAAATTGCAAAAGAAATAGAAGCCTCAGCCATAGTTACAGCAACCCATAGTGGTTTTACTGCAAGACATATCTCCAAATACAGACCAAAGTCTCCCATATTTGCCATCACCCATTTCCCTGAAGTACAAAGAAGGCTTAACTTATCTTGGGGAGTCACCCCACTCCTTACAGAAGTCTTCTACAACACTGACGAGATGTTTGAAAAATCTACAAAAATTCTAATCCAAAAGAACTATGTAAAAAGAGGAGATACTATAGTAATAACTGCAGGAATACCTATGGGAATCTCAGGCATGACTAACCTCATAAAAGTACATGTAATAAGCGATGTTATAGGACAAGGACATGGACTTGGGGGAGAAGCTAAAACCGCAAAAGTAATTATTGCAAAGAATGCAAAAGAAGCAATAAGCAAAGTAACTGAAGATGTAATTCTCTTAGTTCCAACCTTTGAAGAGGAATTAGAAATAATATTAGATAAGCTCCAAGGAATAATAATAGAGGATGAAAAAATACCTTCCACCTTAATTGCGTGGAGAAGTAAAGGTATAAGTATAATAGTAGGTGCTAAAGGTCTATCAGAAAAGCTAAAAGATAACGAGATAATAACCATAGATCCCGAAAGAGGAGTAATATATCGTGGCGTGGCAAGAGTATACTAA
- a CDS encoding SHOCT-like domain-containing protein — MEEEIKKILKLLEEGKITAEDAEKLIETIEEKRESRRKGIGFLDIGGIVAEAITSALSVVPNLVSSGLKGKVKADEVLDWDLERPLYIEVSAGDVSINISEESKIFIDGEGDFSIEDNVIRINAGDFNLTIPKLKALRVNLLAGDLKGKVICDEFEVYVKMGDASLDVDVEKIQGNVNMGDLSIKFLDDPSFAKLNCNMGDITVFLPENFDGKVVVDVSLGSLSVERKADNVRGNTYIYGSGEKSYIELRCNMGDVSVR, encoded by the coding sequence ATGGAAGAGGAAATTAAGAAGATATTAAAACTTCTTGAGGAGGGTAAGATTACAGCTGAAGATGCGGAAAAATTAATTGAGACTATTGAAGAAAAGAGAGAGTCAAGAAGGAAAGGAATAGGATTTTTAGATATTGGGGGTATTGTGGCTGAAGCTATTACTTCTGCTCTTTCTGTGGTACCTAACTTGGTTTCAAGTGGGCTTAAAGGCAAAGTTAAAGCAGATGAAGTATTAGACTGGGATTTAGAGAGGCCTCTTTATATTGAGGTATCTGCAGGAGATGTGAGTATAAATATTTCGGAAGAGTCCAAGATATTTATAGATGGCGAAGGTGATTTTTCTATTGAGGACAATGTGATAAGAATTAATGCAGGAGATTTTAATCTAACTATACCTAAGTTAAAGGCTTTAAGAGTTAATCTTTTGGCAGGAGATTTAAAAGGAAAAGTAATTTGTGATGAGTTTGAGGTATATGTAAAAATGGGAGATGCAAGTTTGGATGTTGATGTGGAGAAAATTCAAGGAAATGTTAATATGGGAGATCTAAGTATAAAATTTTTAGATGATCCTTCCTTTGCAAAGTTAAATTGTAATATGGGGGATATTACGGTATTTCTTCCTGAAAACTTTGATGGAAAAGTTGTGGTTGATGTTTCCTTGGGAAGTTTGTCGGTTGAAAGAAAAGCAGATAATGTAAGAGGTAACACTTATATTTATGGCTCAGGTGAAAAGTCTTACATAGAGTTGAGATGTAATATGGGAGATGTAAGTGTTAGATAA
- a CDS encoding putative DNA modification/repair radical SAM protein → MNITEKIEILTEAAKFDLCGSFLCSKEAIQRKSTINGWIYPTTLPDGRTVRLLKILLSNDCIHNCYYCANRRDRAFPRISFTADEMVRLFLELRRRNLVDGLFLSSAVTKSPKHTMEQMLKVAEILREKHNFKGYIHLKILPESSLDYIETAIRYADRVSINLEAPRENYLKEIAPEKDLLALINKLEIIKRLSEKNIVPKSGITTQFVVGASKEKDVEILSLTYKLYQEYKLSRAYFSAFQPIPQTPLEDLRPTSTWREVRLYEADFLIRRYNFSINELIFDENGNLPLNEDPKTLWAKTHPQFFPIEINKATYEQLLRIPGIGPISAKKIIKARKEQKIRDIKDLKKLGIQVERCKNYILINGKSPSSEKQLSLL, encoded by the coding sequence ATGAATATTACTGAAAAAATAGAAATATTGACAGAGGCGGCCAAATTTGATCTATGTGGGTCCTTCTTGTGTTCCAAAGAAGCTATCCAAAGAAAATCCACAATAAATGGCTGGATATACCCAACAACCCTTCCCGATGGAAGAACAGTAAGACTTCTTAAAATACTCCTCTCAAATGACTGCATCCATAACTGTTATTACTGTGCCAATAGAAGAGATAGGGCATTTCCAAGAATAAGCTTCACAGCTGACGAGATGGTAAGACTCTTTTTAGAGCTTAGAAGGAGAAACCTTGTTGATGGACTCTTCCTGAGCTCTGCTGTGACCAAATCTCCCAAACACACTATGGAACAAATGCTAAAAGTTGCAGAAATACTAAGAGAAAAACACAACTTCAAAGGATATATACATCTGAAAATCTTGCCCGAATCCTCCTTAGATTACATAGAAACAGCTATAAGATATGCTGATAGAGTATCTATAAACCTTGAGGCACCAAGGGAAAACTATCTTAAAGAAATTGCTCCTGAGAAAGATTTATTAGCGCTTATAAACAAACTGGAGATAATAAAAAGATTATCCGAAAAGAACATAGTTCCTAAATCTGGCATAACCACACAATTTGTGGTAGGAGCCTCTAAAGAAAAGGATGTAGAAATTCTTTCCTTAACTTATAAACTTTACCAGGAATATAAACTTTCAAGAGCTTATTTCAGCGCTTTCCAACCCATACCTCAAACTCCCCTTGAAGACCTACGTCCTACTTCTACTTGGCGAGAAGTAAGACTATATGAAGCAGATTTTCTAATCAGGAGATATAACTTTTCGATTAACGAACTTATTTTTGATGAAAACGGAAATCTTCCTTTAAACGAGGATCCTAAAACTCTTTGGGCAAAGACCCATCCTCAATTTTTCCCTATAGAAATAAACAAAGCAACCTATGAACAACTTTTAAGAATACCAGGCATTGGTCCTATAAGTGCAAAGAAGATTATAAAAGCAAGAAAAGAACAAAAAATAAGAGATATTAAGGACTTGAAAAAGTTAGGAATCCAGGTTGAAAGATGTAAAAATTATATTTTAATAAATGGAAAGAGCCCTTCCTCAGAGAAGCAACTATCTCTTCTCTAA
- a CDS encoding beta-mannosidase, producing the protein MEILKLDGEWEFKAVKDKKWRKAKVPGCVHLDLMENGLIPDPFVGENELEVQWVEKEDWIYRKKFQVGKEFLKYSSIYLEFEGIDTFSEIYLNGKKIGETDNMFIAWEFNVKDLLVEGENELEVRLFSPSKVLEERAKNYPYKLHGGDYSPRVFGRKAQYSFGWDWGPRLATSGIWKSVKLKGWNKARLLDVWVPVRSLGENAQINIELDIELQESIPVDVAFRISHKKPVLEQRLRFTLPEGRVFLKIPLTIKNPKLWFPRGYGEQNLYTLQLVLLDEKGEVLDKVEERFGIRKVELFTQEDNKGESFVFKINNIPVFAKGANWIPADSFLPRIKEEDYRLLLIRAKEAGVNMLRVWGGGIYENDIFYELCDELGIMVWQDFMFACAEYPDDENFLNDVQKEAEFVIKRLRNHPSIVLWCGNNENHWGYYAKWWGEREKFWGEEIYSRVLPDVCARLDLTRPYWPSSPYGGKDPNSQEVGDRHNWEVWHGWIDFNGYLKDNGRFISEFGMQAPPVAETIRKFITSEKEYYPQSREMEFHNKAREGTERIIRYIAGHFKITEDMNEYIYLSQIIQGLALKTGIEHWRNNKFHTSGSLIWQWNDCWPVVSWSIIDYYKKLKPSYYFVKRAFRDIKVNIEPRNGKLLVFGVNDTLEKFYGKIEYAISTFRGKRRGKKEVDIEIPANSSVILGEFNLEDVDKFKEFFYVQLYNEKDELIDQNEYFFAPFRHLELPNAVVVYSVKEIEENSYLLNIESDFLALWVSLKLENAEWEDNFVNIYPKTKYSIRFKAPYTLKEVESKLKLEGYNLKKVIKS; encoded by the coding sequence ATGGAAATATTGAAGCTTGATGGAGAGTGGGAGTTTAAAGCAGTTAAAGATAAAAAGTGGCGTAAAGCGAAGGTTCCTGGATGTGTACATTTAGATTTGATGGAGAATGGTCTTATTCCTGATCCTTTTGTGGGAGAAAACGAATTAGAGGTACAGTGGGTAGAGAAAGAAGATTGGATATATAGAAAGAAATTTCAAGTTGGCAAAGAATTCTTAAAATACTCTTCTATTTACTTAGAATTTGAAGGTATAGATACTTTTTCAGAAATATATCTTAATGGTAAGAAGATTGGCGAAACCGATAATATGTTTATAGCTTGGGAATTTAATGTTAAAGATCTATTGGTAGAGGGAGAAAATGAATTAGAAGTAAGGCTTTTTTCACCAAGTAAAGTTCTTGAAGAAAGAGCTAAAAATTATCCTTATAAGCTTCATGGGGGAGATTATTCACCAAGAGTTTTTGGTAGAAAAGCTCAATATTCTTTTGGTTGGGATTGGGGTCCTAGGCTTGCTACTTCTGGCATATGGAAGTCGGTGAAACTAAAAGGGTGGAATAAGGCGAGACTTCTCGATGTGTGGGTTCCTGTCAGGAGTCTTGGGGAAAATGCACAAATAAATATTGAATTAGATATTGAGCTTCAGGAATCAATTCCTGTAGATGTGGCTTTTAGAATTTCTCACAAAAAGCCTGTGCTTGAACAAAGATTAAGATTTACTCTTCCTGAGGGAAGGGTCTTTTTAAAGATTCCACTTACTATTAAGAACCCGAAGCTTTGGTTTCCTCGAGGATACGGAGAGCAGAATTTATATACACTACAATTAGTACTTTTAGACGAGAAGGGAGAAGTTCTTGATAAGGTTGAAGAGCGATTTGGAATAAGAAAGGTAGAACTTTTTACTCAAGAGGATAATAAAGGTGAAAGTTTTGTGTTTAAAATAAACAATATACCTGTATTTGCAAAAGGGGCTAACTGGATTCCTGCAGATAGCTTCCTACCTCGGATAAAAGAAGAAGATTATAGACTTTTGCTTATACGTGCAAAAGAAGCTGGAGTAAATATGCTAAGGGTTTGGGGTGGAGGAATATATGAGAATGATATCTTTTATGAATTATGTGATGAACTTGGAATAATGGTTTGGCAAGATTTTATGTTTGCTTGTGCCGAGTATCCTGATGATGAGAATTTTTTGAATGATGTACAGAAAGAGGCAGAGTTTGTTATTAAAAGATTAAGAAATCATCCTTCTATAGTTCTTTGGTGTGGAAATAATGAGAACCATTGGGGATATTACGCTAAGTGGTGGGGAGAGAGAGAAAAGTTTTGGGGAGAAGAGATATACAGTAGAGTTCTTCCCGATGTTTGTGCTAGGCTTGATTTGACAAGACCTTATTGGCCTAGTAGTCCTTACGGAGGTAAGGATCCTAACTCTCAGGAAGTAGGGGATAGACATAATTGGGAAGTTTGGCATGGTTGGATCGATTTTAATGGTTATTTAAAGGATAATGGTAGATTCATAAGTGAATTTGGTATGCAAGCTCCTCCTGTGGCTGAGACTATCAGGAAGTTTATAACTTCTGAAAAAGAGTATTATCCACAAAGTAGGGAGATGGAGTTTCATAATAAGGCTCGAGAGGGCACTGAGAGGATAATAAGATATATTGCAGGACATTTCAAAATAACCGAAGATATGAATGAATATATTTATCTTTCTCAAATTATCCAAGGGCTTGCTTTAAAAACAGGAATAGAGCACTGGAGAAATAATAAGTTTCATACTTCTGGAAGTTTGATTTGGCAATGGAATGATTGTTGGCCTGTAGTAAGTTGGAGTATTATAGATTACTACAAAAAACTAAAGCCTTCTTATTATTTTGTGAAGAGGGCTTTTAGGGATATTAAAGTTAACATTGAGCCTCGAAATGGGAAACTTTTAGTTTTTGGAGTCAACGATACCCTTGAAAAATTTTACGGTAAGATAGAGTATGCCATAAGCACTTTTCGAGGAAAGAGAAGAGGAAAAAAAGAAGTGGATATTGAGATACCTGCAAATTCTTCTGTTATTTTAGGAGAATTTAACTTGGAAGATGTTGATAAATTCAAAGAATTTTTCTACGTTCAACTCTATAATGAGAAGGATGAGCTTATTGATCAAAATGAGTACTTCTTTGCTCCGTTTAGACACTTAGAACTTCCTAATGCAGTAGTGGTGTACAGTGTAAAGGAGATCGAAGAGAATTCTTATCTGCTAAATATTGAAAGTGATTTTCTGGCATTATGGGTATCTTTAAAACTTGAAAATGCAGAGTGGGAAGATAATTTTGTGAATATTTATCCTAAAACAAAGTATAGTATAAGGTTTAAAGCACCGTATACTCTAAAAGAGGTAGAATCTAAGCTAAAGTTAGAAGGCTATAACTTAAAAAAGGTTATAAAGTCTTAA